A single Rubrivivax gelatinosus IL144 DNA region contains:
- a CDS encoding arsenate reductase ArsC: protein MEPTTYNVLFVCTGNSARSVLAEALMNRLGEGRFRAFSAGSHPKGELHPLTLKTLAAQGLPTDGLRSKSWEEFALPGAPELHFVFTVCDQAAGEVCPVWPGQPVTAHWGMPDPAAAPAAQGEQAFVDTFVTMKRRIQLMLALPLASLDRVALKTRVTDIGKD, encoded by the coding sequence ATGGAACCGACGACCTACAACGTCCTGTTCGTCTGCACCGGCAACTCGGCGCGTTCGGTCCTCGCCGAGGCGCTGATGAACCGGCTCGGCGAGGGGCGCTTTCGAGCCTTCTCCGCCGGCAGCCACCCCAAGGGCGAGCTGCACCCGCTGACGCTGAAGACGCTGGCCGCGCAAGGCCTGCCGACCGATGGCCTGCGCAGCAAGAGCTGGGAGGAGTTCGCCCTGCCCGGCGCGCCCGAGCTGCATTTCGTCTTCACCGTCTGCGACCAGGCCGCCGGCGAGGTCTGCCCGGTGTGGCCGGGCCAGCCCGTCACGGCGCACTGGGGCATGCCGGATCCGGCCGCCGCGCCCGCGGCCCAGGGCGAACAAGCCTTCGTCGACACCTTCGTCACGATGAAGCGGCGCATCCAGCTGATGCTGGCGCTGCCGCTGGCCAGCCTGGACCGCGTCGCGCTGAAGACGCGCGTCACCGACATCGGAAAAGACTGA
- a CDS encoding arsenite methyltransferase has protein sequence MNSETEVKDFVRRHYGDAATRVAQGEANPCCGIASAAADPISSGLYDTVQTGELPDTAVLASLGCGNPTALAELHPGETVLDLGSGGGIDVLLSARRVGPTGMAFGLDMTREMLALAEQNKRKSGLRNVFFLRGEIENIPLPDDTVDVIISNCVINLSADKDRVLREAFRVLKPGGRFAVSDIVVRAEVPAAIRADRRLWAGCVAGALRDSDYLARLRAAGFEHAAIEVTRVYGAEDALTLLSGQVADAEALARQVDGLFASGFVRATKPLAAQAAPAEPEAAAACGCKSRCC, from the coding sequence ATGAACAGCGAAACCGAGGTCAAGGACTTCGTGCGCCGCCACTACGGCGACGCCGCCACGCGCGTGGCGCAAGGCGAGGCCAACCCCTGCTGCGGCATTGCCAGCGCGGCCGCCGACCCGATCTCCTCGGGCCTGTACGACACCGTGCAGACCGGCGAGCTGCCCGACACCGCGGTGCTGGCCTCGCTGGGCTGCGGCAACCCGACCGCGCTGGCCGAGCTGCACCCCGGCGAGACGGTGCTCGACCTGGGGTCGGGCGGCGGCATCGACGTGCTGCTGTCGGCGCGCCGTGTCGGCCCGACCGGCATGGCCTTCGGCCTGGACATGACGCGCGAGATGCTCGCGCTGGCCGAGCAGAACAAGCGCAAGAGCGGTCTGCGCAACGTGTTCTTCCTGCGCGGCGAGATCGAGAACATCCCGCTGCCCGACGACACGGTGGACGTCATCATCTCCAACTGCGTCATCAACCTGTCGGCCGACAAGGACCGCGTGCTGCGCGAGGCCTTCCGCGTGCTCAAGCCGGGCGGGCGTTTCGCCGTCAGCGACATCGTCGTGCGCGCCGAGGTGCCGGCGGCGATCCGTGCCGACCGCAGGCTGTGGGCCGGCTGCGTGGCCGGCGCGCTGCGCGACAGCGACTACCTCGCGCGGCTGCGCGCCGCCGGTTTCGAGCACGCGGCGATCGAGGTCACGCGCGTCTACGGCGCCGAGGACGCGCTGACGCTGCTGTCGGGCCAGGTGGCCGACGCCGAGGCGCTGGCGCGCCAGGTCGACGGCCTGTTCGCCAGCGGTTTCGTGCGCGCCACCAAGCCCCTCGCGGCGCAGGCCGCGCCGGCCGAGCCGGAGGCGGCCGCCGCCTGCGGCTGCAAGTCGCGCTGCTGCTGA
- a CDS encoding LysE family translocator, giving the protein MPTLAQLLAFLAAAVLITATPGPDNLMVLGVGMSRGRRRGIAFGLGCALGCLSHTALAVLGVSALVAASPIAFTALKWIGGGYLVWLGLRALRSRGGRLSGTAGAADETAATLFRRGLAANAVNPKVVLFFLSFLPQFVVPEQGPVALQLGVLGLVFTAQAALIFALLGAFAGSIGAWLNRRPGAGAWLDRIAGVVFIGLGLRIITSR; this is encoded by the coding sequence ATGCCCACGCTCGCCCAGCTGCTCGCCTTTCTCGCCGCCGCCGTGCTGATCACGGCCACGCCCGGCCCCGACAACCTGATGGTGCTCGGCGTCGGCATGTCGCGCGGGCGGCGGCGCGGCATCGCCTTCGGCCTGGGCTGCGCGCTCGGCTGCCTGAGCCACACGGCGCTGGCGGTGCTGGGCGTCAGCGCCCTGGTCGCGGCCTCGCCGATCGCCTTCACGGCGCTGAAGTGGATCGGCGGCGGCTACCTCGTCTGGCTGGGGCTGCGTGCGCTGCGCAGCCGCGGCGGCAGGCTGTCGGGCACGGCCGGCGCCGCCGACGAGACCGCGGCGACGCTGTTCCGGCGCGGCCTGGCGGCCAACGCGGTGAACCCCAAGGTCGTGCTGTTCTTCCTGTCCTTCCTGCCGCAGTTCGTCGTGCCGGAACAGGGCCCGGTGGCGCTGCAGCTGGGCGTTCTGGGCCTCGTGTTCACCGCGCAGGCGGCGCTGATCTTCGCGCTGCTGGGCGCCTTCGCCGGCAGCATCGGCGCCTGGCTGAACCGCCGCCCCGGCGCCGGCGCCTGGCTGGACCGCATCGCCGGCGTCGTCTTCATCGGGCTGGGGCTGCGCATCATCACCAGCCGCTGA
- a CDS encoding arsenate reductase ArsC: protein MTVHVLILCTHNSARSVLAEGMLNQLAARLGADVKAHSAGSAPSGRINPLALEALANAGIATGALRSKSWDEFVADGAPPLDIVITVCDSAAAEACPVFFSARGQPVKVHWGYPDPSNAEGGDEGKRRAFELTRQAIGYRMLQLLLALPVAGGDRTSLQAALAEIGRS from the coding sequence ATGACCGTCCACGTCCTGATCCTCTGCACCCACAACTCGGCGCGCAGCGTGCTCGCCGAGGGCATGCTGAACCAGCTCGCCGCCCGCCTCGGCGCCGACGTGAAGGCGCACAGCGCCGGCAGCGCGCCCAGCGGGCGCATCAATCCGCTCGCGCTGGAGGCGCTGGCCAACGCCGGCATCGCCACCGGCGCGTTGCGCAGCAAGAGCTGGGACGAGTTCGTCGCCGACGGCGCGCCGCCGCTGGACATCGTCATCACCGTCTGCGACAGCGCCGCGGCCGAGGCCTGCCCGGTCTTCTTCAGCGCCCGCGGCCAGCCGGTCAAGGTGCACTGGGGCTACCCCGACCCGTCCAACGCCGAAGGCGGCGACGAGGGCAAGCGCCGCGCTTTCGAGCTGACGCGCCAGGCGATCGGCTACCGCATGCTGCAGCTGCTGCTGGCGCTGCCGGTGGCCGGCGGCGACCGCACCTCGCTGCAGGCCGCTCTCGCCGAGATCGGCCGGAGCTGA
- a CDS encoding ArsR/SmtB family transcription factor, translating into MNEKDAVAALAALAQEARLRIFRALVGAAPVGMTPSALSAMLDIPSSTLSFHLKELIHAGLVSAERDGRSLIYRPEMARMDTLLGYLTDHCCQASGCTPRATRRGARC; encoded by the coding sequence ATGAACGAGAAGGACGCCGTCGCCGCGCTGGCCGCACTGGCCCAGGAGGCGCGGCTGCGCATCTTCCGCGCGCTGGTCGGCGCGGCACCGGTGGGCATGACGCCGTCGGCGCTGTCGGCGATGCTCGACATCCCGTCGTCGACGCTGTCCTTTCACCTGAAGGAGCTGATCCACGCCGGGCTCGTCAGCGCCGAGCGCGACGGCCGCAGCCTGATCTACCGCCCCGAGATGGCGCGCATGGACACGCTGCTGGGCTACCTCACCGACCACTGCTGCCAGGCCAGCGGCTGCACGCCGCGCGCCACGCGCCGCGGCGCGCGCTGCTGA